One window of Methanothermobacter tenebrarum genomic DNA carries:
- the rpoA2 gene encoding DNA-directed RNA polymerase subunit A'': protein METLEKVKKIVEKKDFEFPEKLISEMARVAEDKQLDDDELSELIEKAHRAYERAKVEEGEAVGTVAAQSVGEPGTQMTMRTFHYAGVAELNVTLGLPRLIEIVDARKKISTPTMDIYFEEDKRDDEEFVRKIANEIGKSTLNDVLKNFNINYAEMNIVVELDEEKIKEKRLNYEDIIQRVKKAFKEVEINDNILIFELEPSKRTIRDLRLLADKVRNHQISGVKNIGKVVVRKEEDEWVIHTEGSNLGAVPKIDGVDKVRTMTNDIHEIEKVLGIEAARNAIIHEAKKTMEEQGLTVDIRHIMLVADMMTADGTVKSIGRHGVSGEKASVLARASFEETGKHLLRASIRGEVDNLNGIIENIIIGQPIPLGTGSVSIIMKQEDRGK from the coding sequence GTGGAAACATTAGAGAAGGTTAAAAAAATCGTGGAAAAAAAGGACTTTGAATTCCCAGAAAAACTTATATCAGAGATGGCTAGGGTGGCCGAGGATAAACAGTTGGATGATGATGAACTCAGCGAATTGATAGAAAAGGCTCATCGAGCATATGAGAGGGCTAAGGTAGAGGAGGGGGAGGCTGTAGGTACTGTTGCAGCGCAGTCTGTGGGCGAACCCGGTACTCAGATGACAATGCGTACCTTCCACTATGCTGGGGTGGCTGAGCTTAATGTTACACTTGGCCTCCCAAGGCTTATAGAGATTGTTGATGCCCGTAAAAAGATTTCAACACCTACAATGGACATATACTTTGAGGAGGATAAGAGGGATGATGAAGAATTTGTGAGAAAAATTGCTAACGAGATTGGTAAAAGCACCCTGAATGATGTCCTGAAAAATTTCAATATCAATTATGCTGAGATGAACATTGTTGTTGAATTGGACGAGGAAAAAATCAAGGAAAAGCGGCTTAATTATGAGGATATAATACAACGTGTAAAAAAAGCTTTTAAGGAAGTAGAAATAAATGATAATATACTAATATTTGAACTTGAACCTTCAAAGCGTACCATAAGGGATCTTAGACTTCTAGCTGATAAAGTACGCAATCACCAAATAAGTGGAGTTAAAAACATAGGTAAAGTGGTTGTCAGAAAAGAAGAAGATGAATGGGTAATACATACTGAAGGTTCGAACCTTGGAGCTGTTCCCAAAATAGATGGTGTTGACAAAGTCAGGACAATGACAAATGACATACATGAGATAGAGAAGGTTCTAGGGATAGAAGCAGCGAGGAACGCTATAATACACGAGGCAAAGAAGACAATGGAAGAACAGGGACTGACAGTGGATATAAGACACATCATGCTAGTAGCTGATATGATGACGGCAGATGGTACGGTGAAATCCATTGGAAGACATGGTGTCAGCGGCGAGAAGGCGAGCGTCCTTGCAAGAGCATCCTTCGAAGAAACAGGAAAACACCTTCTAAGAGCCAGTATAAGGGGAGAAGTAGATAACCTCAACGGTATCATAGAGAATATCATCATAGGCCAACCCATACCATTAGGCACGGGCTCCGTGAGCATTATAATGAAACAAGAGGATAGGGGGAAGTAA
- a CDS encoding 30S ribosomal protein S12 codes for MPGLFAAKKLKKDRQKFRWKDPQYKRRALRLDVKADPLEGAPQARGIVIEKVGIEAKQPNSAIRKCVRVQLIKNGKQITAFAPGDGAIGFIDEHDEVIVEGIGGPAGRAMGDIPGVRWKVTKVNNVSLQEMVKGKIEKPVR; via the coding sequence TTGCCAGGACTTTTCGCAGCAAAAAAACTCAAAAAGGACAGACAAAAGTTTAGATGGAAGGACCCGCAATATAAGAGAAGAGCATTACGCTTAGATGTTAAAGCAGACCCCCTTGAAGGAGCGCCACAAGCAAGGGGTATAGTAATAGAAAAGGTTGGTATAGAGGCAAAACAGCCAAACTCAGCTATAAGAAAATGTGTAAGGGTCCAGTTGATCAAGAACGGTAAACAGATAACCGCATTCGCCCCTGGAGATGGTGCGATCGGTTTCATCGACGAACACGATGAAGTAATCGTGGAGGGTATAGGAGGCCCAGCAGGGAGGGCGATGGGTGACATTCCAGGCGTCCGCTGGAAGGTCACCAAGGTCAATAATGTATCACTCCAGGAAATGGTTAAAGGTAAGATAGAGAAACCAGTGAGGTAA
- a CDS encoding 50S ribosomal protein L30e: MDIDRGIRVAVDTGNVILGSKKSIQNLKLGKGKLVIIAENAPEDIKDDVEYYAKLSNIPVYVYNGSSVELGSVCGKPFTVTTLLIQDPGDSTILEIVG, encoded by the coding sequence ATGGACATAGATAGAGGGATAAGAGTAGCTGTGGATACAGGTAACGTTATATTAGGCTCGAAGAAATCCATCCAAAACCTGAAACTAGGTAAAGGCAAACTGGTAATAATAGCTGAAAACGCCCCAGAGGATATAAAAGATGATGTGGAATATTATGCTAAACTTTCCAATATTCCCGTCTATGTTTATAATGGGAGTAGCGTTGAATTAGGCTCAGTATGTGGTAAACCCTTCACTGTCACTACTCTCCTCATACAAGATCCTGGTGACTCAACAATACTAGAAATAGTGGGGTAG
- the rpsG gene encoding 30S ribosomal protein S7, translating into MSLVFDKWEIKEVKVEDRGLAKYISLEEVLVPHTMGRHVKRQFAKSKVSIIERLINKVMRTEKNTGKKNKAYKIVKRAFEIINQRTKKNPIEVLVKAIENTSPREETTRIKYGGIAYQVAVDVSPQRRLDLSLNFLTKGAMQAAFKTKKSIEECLAQEIILASEYDTRSFAIQKKEEKERIARSAH; encoded by the coding sequence ATGAGTTTAGTCTTTGACAAATGGGAGATAAAAGAGGTGAAAGTCGAGGACAGGGGACTGGCCAAATACATTTCCCTGGAAGAGGTGCTCGTCCCACATACAATGGGAAGACACGTGAAAAGACAATTCGCAAAATCAAAGGTTTCAATAATTGAAAGACTAATAAACAAGGTTATGAGAACAGAAAAGAACACTGGGAAAAAGAATAAGGCATACAAGATCGTTAAAAGGGCATTCGAGATAATAAACCAGCGGACAAAGAAGAACCCGATAGAAGTCCTAGTTAAGGCCATAGAGAACACATCCCCACGTGAGGAGACAACAAGGATAAAATATGGGGGTATAGCTTATCAAGTCGCTGTTGACGTATCCCCACAAAGGAGACTCGATTTATCCTTGAACTTCCTCACAAAGGGTGCCATGCAAGCAGCCTTCAAAACCAAAAAATCAATAGAAGAATGCCTGGCCCAGGAGATCATATTAGCCTCAGAGTATGATACAAGGAGCTTCGCAATCCAAAAGAAAGAAGAAAAAGAGAGAATAGCCAGATCAGCGCATTAA
- a CDS encoding NusA-like transcription termination signal-binding factor: protein MNIKFTTNEIRYIALFESMTGAMVKDCIVDDKNGKITFLVKKGDIGLAIGRRGSNVAKVQKAVDKGVEVIEHSDDPVEFIANLFAPIKLRSIRILQRDNGEKIATIEVNPKDRRAVIGRGGQNIERARILAKRQHNINNIIIK from the coding sequence GTGAATATAAAATTCACTACAAACGAGATAAGATACATTGCACTCTTTGAAAGCATGACAGGTGCAATGGTGAAAGATTGTATAGTGGATGATAAAAATGGGAAGATAACATTCCTTGTTAAAAAGGGGGACATTGGCCTCGCGATTGGGAGAAGAGGCAGTAACGTGGCCAAGGTCCAGAAGGCCGTTGACAAGGGAGTTGAAGTGATTGAGCACTCCGATGATCCGGTTGAATTCATAGCTAACCTATTCGCCCCCATAAAACTGAGGAGCATAAGAATACTCCAAAGAGACAACGGAGAGAAAATAGCCACTATAGAAGTAAACCCAAAGGATAGAAGGGCAGTGATAGGTAGAGGGGGCCAGAATATTGAAAGGGCCAGGATATTAGCAAAGAGGCAGCATAACATAAATAATATCATAATTAAATAA